One genomic window of Nicotiana sylvestris chromosome 10, ASM39365v2, whole genome shotgun sequence includes the following:
- the LOC138880119 gene encoding uncharacterized protein translates to MAHERTTQVKQSKIDMLTTEHELFRMKDDMHTRFTSIINENHSLGEVIPKNKLVRKFLSVLSSFWESKVNAITEAKDLQTLTMDELIGNLKTYERKRQRDSERRKPKKEKNLMLKAENNDSSEEDSDMAYLTKRFQKMIRRNGGIPKRGSTSKPRNYDLCTTDNVVTQAFAAWGDSSSESEGEPDAENSSMMAVETKEKEYDSLFALMAQSDDDEEDESDEVNFRDVQRNLKSYSSKKLISLANILIDAYYSLDNDKEALTIEIGDAEQSRDNMVVCVVDLNETIANLEKEKEALTKKINSVENERDDLMVVIVDLKETIENLSKEKNVLEEKIADTDKARDDFLVVIIDLEKTIERLKSEHRHVSIEKRKGSS, encoded by the exons ATGGCACATGAAAGAACTACTCAGGTTAAACAGTCtaagattgacatgctcaccacCGAGcatgagctcttcaggatgaaggatgataTGCACACTAGATTCACATCTATCATAAATGAAAATCATTCACTTGGAGAAGTTATTCCCAAAAATAAGCTTGTAAGGAAATTTCTCAGTGTTCTATCTAGCTTTTGGGAGAGTAAGGTGAATGCTATCACCGAAgctaaagatttacaaactctaaccatggatgagctgattggaaaTCTGAAGACATACGAGAGGAAAAGACAGAGAGATAGTGAAAGAAGAAAGCcaaagaaggagaagaacctgATGCTCAAGGCTGAAAATAATGACTCAAGTGAAGAAGATAGTGATATGGCCTATCTCActaaaagatttcaaaagatgattcgaagaaatggtggtataccTAAGAGAGGTAGTACAAGCAAACCAAGAAACTATGATCTCTGCACAA CTGACAATGTTGTGACGCAAGcttttgctgcttggggagactcctctagtGAATCAGAAGGGGAACCAGATGCAGAAAAtagctccatgatggcagtggaaactaAAGAAAAGGAATATGACTCATTGTTTGCATTAATGGCTCAGTCTGATGACGATGAAGAGGATGAAagtgatgaggtaaatttcagggatgttcagagaaatctgaagtcCTACTCTTCTAAGAAATTGATATCTCTAGCAAATAttttaattgatgcatattataGTCTTGATAATGATAAGGAAGCCCTGACCATAGAGATAGGAGAtgctgaacaatctagagataatatggtggtctgtgtagtggatttaaatgagaccatagctaatcttgaaaaagaaaaggaagctctaactaaaaaaataaatagtgtagaaaatgagagagatgactTGATGGTAGTGATTGTTGACTTGAAAGAAACCATAGAAAACCTGAGCAAAGAAAAGAATGTCCTAGAAGAGAAAATTGCTGATACTGATAAAGCAAGGGACGACTTTTTGGTGGTTATCATAGATCTAGAGAAAACCATTGAAAGACTCAAATCTGAACATAGGCATGTAAGTATTGAAAAAAGGAAAGGGAGTAGCTAG